Genomic DNA from Fusarium oxysporum Fo47 chromosome IX, complete sequence:
GGTGGTGACCCGGCCCCACTATCTCCGGCACGGATGAGTTTGAAGTTGTGATCATCTCAGGCTCGCAACGAAGGCTACGAGTTGAAAGGCAGGACTATGTTTGGAACAGAATTGACTGGAAAGTTcaagcagcatcttcattgaATTAATGCTGTAGGAGGTGAAATGGTGATTTGAAGTCGGCGTGGTAATTCACGAGTGTTCATTGGACAGGAATTCATTTCTGCCGGAAATACAAGGCACAAACCGACGCTTCCGACCTTGAACCGAAAGAGCATCTCACGACAGCTCTGCCAATCCAAGACAACCTCACATCTCGAAGTCCAATTGATCAGCAACCATGGCTTCCGACGCTATCACCGAGCCGCGGCGTACGTACCGACCCGATAATTGACACTCGAGCGACTTTTCCCTACCGAATATCGACCGCTGACTTGCTGAGCAGAAGCGACCCGCGAGGAGATGCGCGATGCCAAACTCCCTCTGGCCTACCGAGACAGCTGCGCTCACCTCTTGATTCCTCTCAACAAGTGCCGAAGGGATACTTGGTACGCCCCTTGGAAGTGCTCGGTAAGTCAATTGCCTTTTTCCAGAGCTTGAGCCCAAGGAAGCCCAAGTTCGCGGCTACACCGAGCTCAGCCCAGCCAAGCTTCAGCCCAACAAAAAGCCGATCATTACCGAGATATCGATGCCAATATCAATAAAACACCATGCTTACGCTAGAGGGATTGACTAGGATGAGCGACATAGCTACGAGAAATGCCAGTACGTCGAGTTCAAGAAGCGAGTCGCCAAGATGGACGAGTTGAGGGAGTCGAAGGGAGGTGCACGAAGCAACTAGAGGACCAGACAAGTATTCCCGGGTATAGGGCCGGGCCGGAACTGTACATTTTTACaaacaagccaagccaatGTGTTTGACAAGAAAACCGGAATAGAAAGAGGCATTCCACCTGCAATGAAACGcgatcaagaacaagacgaACGAGAAAGACGAAATTGTGAAATGATGGCGGAGCCTACGTGGCGTGAACAACTGGAATCGATGGGCTAATGGAAATAGGCAAGCGAGGAGGTT
This window encodes:
- a CDS encoding NADH-ubiquinone oxidoreductase B18 subunit-domain-containing protein, which translates into the protein MASDAITEPRQATREEMRDAKLPLAYRDSCAHLLIPLNKCRRDTWYAPWKCSDERHSYEKCQYVEFKKRVAKMDELRESKGGARSN